A segment of the Yersinia rochesterensis genome:
GCCGCTTCTTCAATCTGGTGTTGCCGCTGATTTCGCCGGTGAGTTTCTTCTTGCTGGTGGTGAATTTGGTTTATGCCTTCTTTGATACTTTCCCGGTCATTGATGCGGCGACTGGCGGCGGCCCGGTACAGGCGACTACCACCCTGATTTATAAAATTTACCGTGAAGGTTTTGCCGGGTTGGATTTATCCAGTTCAGCGGCTCAGTCAGTTGTGCTGATGTTGCTGGTGATTGGTTTGACGGTTATCCAGTTCCGCTTTGTTGAGCGTAAGGTGCGTTACCAATGATTGAGAATCGCCGTGGGCTGGATATCTTTTGCCATGTCATGCTGATTATCGGCGTGCTATTGATCCTGTTCCCGCTGTATGTGGCTTTTGTCGCGGCGTCTCTGGATGACACTCAGGTGTTTCAGGTGCCCATGACCCTGATCCCTGGGCCGCATTTATGGCAAAACATCAGCCATATTTGGCATACCGGTGTGGGCAATAACAGCGCCCCCTTTGGGCTGATGTTGTTTAACAGCTTTGTGATGGCGTTTGCGATTACCGTCGGCAAAATCACGGTCTCGATGTTGTCTGCTTATGCCATTGTTTACTTCCGCTTCCCGCTGCGCAATCTGTTTTTCTGGTTGATTTTCCTGACCCTGATGCTGCCAGTAGAAGTGCGCATTTTCCCGACTATTCAAGTGATTGCCAACCTGGACATGCTGGACAGCTACACTGGCCTGACTCTGCCGCTGATGGCGTCCGCTACCGCAACCTTCTTGTTCCGCCAGTTCTTCATGACCTTGCCGGATGAGTTATTGGAAGCCGCGCGCATTGATGGCGCGGGTGCCATGCGTTTTTTCTGGGACATTGTCTTGCCGCTGTCCAAAACCAATTTGGCGGCCCTGTTTGTTATCACTTTTATCTATGGTTGGAACCAATATCTCTGGCCAATCCTGATTACCAGCGATGCTTCTATGGGCACGGCGGTCGCGGGAATAAGAAGCATGATTTCCAGCTCGGGCGCTCCAACCCAGTGGAATCAGGTGATGGCAGCAATGATTTTGACTTTAATTCCACCGGTCGCGGTGGTCCTTCTGATGCAGCGCTGGTTTGTTCGCGGCCTGGTAGACAGTGAGAAGTAACCTGATATGGCATGTTTAAAGCTTCAAGCAGTAACCAAATCTTATGACGGCGTGACGCCAGTGATAAAGCAGATTGATTTAGATGTCGCGGATGGCGAGTTTATCGTGATGGTCGGCCCATCCGGTTGTGGAAAATCGACCTTGCTGCGCATGGTCGCGGGGCTTGAGCGCACCACCAGCGGCGATATTTATATTGATAATCAGCGGGTAACCGATCTGGAACCCAAAGATCGCGGTATCGCCATGGTGTTTCAGAACTATGCGCTATATCCCCATATGAGTGTGTTTGACAATATGGCCTATGGCCTGAAAATTCGCGGTTTTGGCAAAGAGCAAATTCGCCAGCGGGTGGATGAAGCGGCCCGTATTTTGGAGCTAGAGCCGCTGCTGAAACGCAAGCCGCGCGAACTATCCGGCGGTCAGCGCCAACGGGTCGCGATGGGCCGCGCGATTGTGCGCGAACCGGCGGTATTTCTATTCGACGAGCCATTGTCTAATCTGGATGCTAAGCTCCGGGTACAAATGCGCCTTGAGCTACAACAGCTACATCGCCGGTTAAGAACCACCAGTTTGTATGTGACTCATGATCAGGTTGAGGCTATGACGTTGGCCCAAAGGGTGATTGTGATGAACAAAGGCGTGGCGGAGCAAATTGGCACGCCAAGTGAAGTCTATCAGCGGCCCGCGACTCTGTTTGTCGCCAGTTTTATCGGCTCACCGGCGATGAACCTACTAGCCGGAACGGTCAGTCCGGATGGGCGTGCCTTTATTTTATCTGATGGTATGACCCTGCCGCTGGAAGTACCACGGCCGCAATGGGCCGATCGGCGCTTGACCCTGGGTATCCGTCCGGAGCATATTCAGCAAACGGCATCTCAGCAAAAAACGTCAGCGCAGAGTGTGCCGATGTCCTTATTAACACTCGAATTATTGGGTGCGGATAATTTAGCGCATGGGCAATGGGGCGGACAGAGTGTTATTGCTCGTTTATCCCATGAAGAAATGCCCGCGGCGGGCAGTGTATTGCACTGGTATCTGCCGCCTGCGGCGCTGCACTTTTTTGATTCAGAAAGCGGACTACGGATGGAATCATGAGTAAAAACTGGCCTTATCCTACTATTGTTGCCCATCGCGGTGGCGGTTCATTAGCACCCGAAAATACCTTGGCAGCCATTGATGTGGGTGCGCATCACGGCCACAAAATGATTGAGTTTGATGCCAGGTTATCGCAAGACGGCCAGATATTTCTACTGCATGACGACACACTGGATCGCACCAGCAATGGCTGGGGTGTAGCCGGAGATTTACCCTGGGAAAAACTGATTCAGTTGGATGCCGGTGACTGGTACAGCCCGGCATTTCAGGGGGAGCGCTTGCCTCTGCTTTCTGAGGTGGCGGCTCGCTGTGCTCAGTATGGCATGGCAGCTAATATTGAAATCAAACCGACCCGCGGTGTTGAAACTCCTACCGGTCGGGCCATTGCTTTGGCGGCGCGCCTCTTGTGGCAAGGTCAGGCGATTCCGCCCTTGTTATCGTCATTTTCGGTTGATGCATTAGCCGCAGCACAGCAAGCCGCACCTGAGCTACCGCGCGGTTTATTGCTGGATAAATGGGATGATAATTGGCAAGCATTGACCCGCGAGCTGGATTGCGTTTCTTTGCATATCAATTATAAACAACTGACAGCCGAGCGAGTGGCGTTACTCAAAGCCGCAGGGCTGCGTATTTTGGTCTATACCGTCAACCAACCGGCGCGGGCGCAGGAATTGTTAAATTGGGGCGTTGACTGCATCTGTACTGACCGTATAGATTTGATATGCCCTCAAACTTGAAGCTATAGGGGCGCTAGCTTGCTGCCTACCTCTAACTCCAATGACTTTGATATAAACAGAACAGGAAACAGAGCGGGTCAGTCATTCTTACATTTACGGGCTGACTTGGCCCGGCTTGACAGGAAGTGAACCATGCCCGCCTTTGTTATTTCGCTCTGGCACCAAATTGTCTTGTCTTCACCGCTGTTTGTTTTACTTGCTCTGGGCTACTGTTTGGTGCGATTTGGTCAGTGGCCATCCACGATTACTGATGGTTTGACCCGCTTTGTGTTCTCCCTCGCGTTACCTGCCATGTTGTTTCGTATGATGTGTGACTTCTCCGAGCGCCCTGCGGTTGATGCTCGCCTGCTGATTGCCTTTTTTGGCAGTTGTCTGGTGGTATTTATTATCGGGCGCATTGTTGCCAGCCGAGTCTTTCATCTGGATGGCGTGTCCGGCTCAGTATTTGCCCTCGGCGGGATTTTTTCCAATAACGTGATGTTGGGGCTGCCCATCGCCACCATCATGCTGGGGGAAAAGTCTATCCCGGCAGTGGCGCTAGTTTTAGTGTTTAACGGACTGATTTTGTGGACATTAGTGACCATTTCGGTGGAATGGGCGCGCAATGGTTCACCGACGCTAGCCGGTTTTGTCAAAACGGCCCGCAGTGTACTAACTAACCCCCTGATTATCGGCATTATTTCCGGCACATTATTCAGCTTGACCGGTTTGCCATTACCGCAGTTTATTGACCAACCGGTCACTATGCTGGGGCAGGTGGCGCCGCCGTTGTCATTGATTGTTCTGGGAATGGGGCTGGCGGAATACCGCGTGAGTGAAGGTTGGCAAATCAGCAGTGCCATCTGTTTCCTCAAACTGATTGTGCAGCCGATGGTGATATGGACGCTGGCGTGGGCGATGAATTTACCGGTGCTGGAAACGCAGGTGGTGGTATTGCTCGGGTCAATGGCAACTGGCGTAAATGTCTATCTGATGTCACGCCAATTTAATGTGCTGACCGGCCCTGCCGCCGCCAGTTTAGTGATGTCGACGATTTTGGCCGCCGTCACCACACCATTGATTCTGACCATCATTGGTGTCGGGATGTCTTAATCGTAGAAGATGAGTTTTCACCAATGAATCATGCTCCTACCGTGGGTATGATTCGTTTGGTTTATTATTAATCAGATGTAAACCTACTCCGCGCAAAAATTCTTTCTTGCTTCCGCTACAATGGCGCATTGTCATCCTATCGAGCCAATTTATTGTGTTTTTACTGATTATCACCACCATCTTATGGGCTTTCTCTTTTAGTCTGATTGGCGAATATTTAGCAGGGCAGGTGGATAGCTGGTTCTCTGTGCTGATGCGCGTCGGGCTAGCGGCACTGGTCTTTTTGCCTTTCCTGCGCTGGCGCAATATCAACTGGCGGGTGATTTTACTGTATATGACGGTGGGCGCAATTCAGTTAGGAATCATGTACTTGTTCAGCTTCCGCGCCTATCTCTACCTCAGCGTGCCGGAGTTTTTGCTCTTCACCGTGATGACCCCACTGTATGTTACATTGATCTATGATTTGTTGCGGCGTCAGCGCCTACGGTGGAGCTATGCCCTGAGTGCTTTGCTGGCAGTGGTCGGGGCGGCAATCATTCGTTATGATCATCTAAGCGAACATTTTTGGTGGGGATTGATATTGGTTCAGGCGGCCAATATCTGTTTTGCCATCGGGCAAGTGGGCTACAAAAGGCTGATGGAAGTTCATCCGATCCCGCAGCATGTGGCCTTTTCATGGTTCTATGTTGGCGCTTTGGTCGTCGCTATCATTGCCTGGTTTGCTTTCGGCAATCCGCAAAAACTGCCGACCACATCATTGCAGTGGGGCGTGCTGGTGTGGCTC
Coding sequences within it:
- the ugpE gene encoding sn-glycerol-3-phosphate ABC transporter permease UgpE — its product is MIENRRGLDIFCHVMLIIGVLLILFPLYVAFVAASLDDTQVFQVPMTLIPGPHLWQNISHIWHTGVGNNSAPFGLMLFNSFVMAFAITVGKITVSMLSAYAIVYFRFPLRNLFFWLIFLTLMLPVEVRIFPTIQVIANLDMLDSYTGLTLPLMASATATFLFRQFFMTLPDELLEAARIDGAGAMRFFWDIVLPLSKTNLAALFVITFIYGWNQYLWPILITSDASMGTAVAGIRSMISSSGAPTQWNQVMAAMILTLIPPVAVVLLMQRWFVRGLVDSEK
- a CDS encoding sn-glycerol-3-phosphate import ATP-binding protein UgpC, with protein sequence MACLKLQAVTKSYDGVTPVIKQIDLDVADGEFIVMVGPSGCGKSTLLRMVAGLERTTSGDIYIDNQRVTDLEPKDRGIAMVFQNYALYPHMSVFDNMAYGLKIRGFGKEQIRQRVDEAARILELEPLLKRKPRELSGGQRQRVAMGRAIVREPAVFLFDEPLSNLDAKLRVQMRLELQQLHRRLRTTSLYVTHDQVEAMTLAQRVIVMNKGVAEQIGTPSEVYQRPATLFVASFIGSPAMNLLAGTVSPDGRAFILSDGMTLPLEVPRPQWADRRLTLGIRPEHIQQTASQQKTSAQSVPMSLLTLELLGADNLAHGQWGGQSVIARLSHEEMPAAGSVLHWYLPPAALHFFDSESGLRMES
- the ugpQ gene encoding glycerophosphodiester phosphodiesterase, whose product is MSKNWPYPTIVAHRGGGSLAPENTLAAIDVGAHHGHKMIEFDARLSQDGQIFLLHDDTLDRTSNGWGVAGDLPWEKLIQLDAGDWYSPAFQGERLPLLSEVAARCAQYGMAANIEIKPTRGVETPTGRAIALAARLLWQGQAIPPLLSSFSVDALAAAQQAAPELPRGLLLDKWDDNWQALTRELDCVSLHINYKQLTAERVALLKAAGLRILVYTVNQPARAQELLNWGVDCICTDRIDLICPQT
- a CDS encoding AEC family transporter, whose amino-acid sequence is MPAFVISLWHQIVLSSPLFVLLALGYCLVRFGQWPSTITDGLTRFVFSLALPAMLFRMMCDFSERPAVDARLLIAFFGSCLVVFIIGRIVASRVFHLDGVSGSVFALGGIFSNNVMLGLPIATIMLGEKSIPAVALVLVFNGLILWTLVTISVEWARNGSPTLAGFVKTARSVLTNPLIIGIISGTLFSLTGLPLPQFIDQPVTMLGQVAPPLSLIVLGMGLAEYRVSEGWQISSAICFLKLIVQPMVIWTLAWAMNLPVLETQVVVLLGSMATGVNVYLMSRQFNVLTGPAAASLVMSTILAAVTTPLILTIIGVGMS
- a CDS encoding carboxylate/amino acid/amine transporter is translated as MFLLIITTILWAFSFSLIGEYLAGQVDSWFSVLMRVGLAALVFLPFLRWRNINWRVILLYMTVGAIQLGIMYLFSFRAYLYLSVPEFLLFTVMTPLYVTLIYDLLRRQRLRWSYALSALLAVVGAAIIRYDHLSEHFWWGLILVQAANICFAIGQVGYKRLMEVHPIPQHVAFSWFYVGALVVAIIAWFAFGNPQKLPTTSLQWGVLVWLGVGASALGYFMWNYGATQVDAGTLGIMNNVHVPAGLLVNLAIWQEKPHWPSFIIGAIVIMASLWVHRRWVAPHSLQTADSRKRVGGPNE